In Pseudomonadota bacterium, the following are encoded in one genomic region:
- a CDS encoding 2-oxo acid dehydrogenase subunit E2: protein MATTVRMPQLGESVVEGTVGRWCVQVGERIDKDQVVVEILTDKADSELPSPVSGVLAKIVAEEGATVAVGDVLCEIDSEAAVAAAPTLQAAATQPVPEMRADPGGRAPETSAPKRPHGATVTVGGSGLAADTITSSLEAGNGSTPRASTEALAASPAVRKMAREHGVDLGEVRVTRDEVLRAAQGLARITSSGTAAAERARPSSGAFKVEPYIEKTGDEIVPFSRRRRIIADHMVYSQLTAPHVVTVAECDLQRTSKLREGHKAQFKREGLSLTYLAFVATAVAGALREHPIMNARVLDDAYVLLSGIHLGIAVETSEGLVVPVVRNADDLTVRGMARAVDDVAKRAREGKLTPDDLAAKTFTISNPGRLGNLYGAAIISQPNVGILRIGEIKKRPVVVEVDGDDVITIHPVMHMALSYDHRIVDGVAANAFLNRIGELLESGSFQV, encoded by the coding sequence ATGGCTACAACCGTCAGGATGCCGCAGCTCGGAGAAAGCGTGGTTGAAGGTACGGTCGGTAGATGGTGTGTGCAGGTAGGCGAACGCATCGACAAGGACCAGGTCGTCGTCGAGATCCTCACCGACAAGGCGGATAGTGAGCTACCGTCTCCGGTGTCGGGTGTACTTGCGAAGATCGTAGCCGAAGAAGGTGCGACGGTCGCGGTAGGCGACGTCCTATGCGAGATCGACTCGGAGGCCGCTGTCGCCGCTGCACCGACGTTGCAAGCCGCGGCCACACAGCCGGTACCTGAAATGCGTGCCGACCCGGGAGGACGTGCGCCTGAAACGTCGGCACCTAAACGACCCCATGGTGCAACGGTCACGGTTGGCGGGTCCGGCCTGGCGGCCGATACCATCACGTCGAGCTTGGAAGCGGGCAACGGTTCCACACCCAGGGCCTCGACCGAGGCACTCGCCGCTTCGCCGGCCGTGCGCAAGATGGCACGTGAGCACGGGGTCGACCTGGGCGAGGTGCGAGTTACGCGCGACGAGGTGCTTCGCGCTGCACAGGGATTGGCGCGCATCACCTCCTCGGGCACTGCGGCGGCCGAGCGTGCGCGCCCGTCGTCCGGTGCCTTCAAGGTAGAGCCGTATATCGAGAAGACCGGCGACGAGATCGTACCGTTTTCTCGCCGGCGCAGGATCATCGCCGACCACATGGTGTACTCGCAGCTTACGGCGCCGCATGTCGTGACCGTGGCCGAGTGCGACCTGCAGCGCACATCGAAGCTGCGGGAAGGCCACAAGGCGCAATTCAAGCGGGAAGGGCTATCGCTCACGTACCTCGCCTTCGTAGCCACAGCGGTCGCAGGCGCGCTGCGCGAGCACCCCATCATGAACGCCCGTGTGCTCGACGATGCCTATGTGCTGCTTTCGGGCATCCACCTGGGCATCGCTGTGGAAACGAGCGAAGGCTTGGTCGTGCCCGTCGTGCGCAACGCAGATGACTTGACCGTGCGCGGGATGGCACGTGCTGTCGATGACGTGGCCAAGCGGGCCCGCGAGGGCAAATTGACTCCCGATGACTTGGCGGCAAAGACCTTCACGATCTCGAATCCCGGCCGGCTCGGCAACCTGTACGGCGCCGCGATCATCTCGCAGCCGAACGTAGGCATCCTGCGCATCGGCGAAATCAAGAAGCGTCCTGTAGTGGTGGAGGTGGACGGTGACGACGTAATCACCATTCATCCCGTGATGCACATGGCACTGTCATACGACCACCGCATCGTGGACGGCGTCGCGGCGAACGCATTCCTGAATCGCATCGGCGAGCTGCTGGAATCGGGATCTTTCCAGGTCTAA
- a CDS encoding ABC transporter ATP-binding protein/permease produces the protein MVAVSPPPDQTAKAGLQEFLGVFRYSKRAVELVWSTSRLLTVALATFTLVAGVLPAAVAWVGQLIVDAVVAAAGTADPELRPVMRFVALEAGIVVVLTGAQRAIGVCQSLLRAMLGHRVNAIILEKALTLDVSHFEDSEFYDKLTRARREASTRPLSLVMRTFGLVQNAISLGSYGALLFRFSPIAVLVLFTAGLPAFVAETRFAGDAFRLFRWRSPETRKQMYLETVLAREDYVKEVKIFRLGPLLLERYRDIFTKLFAEDRNLTLRRGIWGYALGLVGTLAFYGAYGWVAWATIERQITLGEMTMYLLLFKQGQAAVAASLSAIGGMYEDNLYLSNLYEFLDQRVERPTGHRLQGIEPSLGIEFDDVSFTYPGSDGPSLSHVSFALRPGQSLALVGENGSGKTTLIKLLARLYEPSEGQIRIDGLDTRQWDEESLRKRISVIFQDFARYQMLVGENLGAGDVERFDDEARWKYAADTGMAAPFIERFPDRYRTQLGRWFKGGRELSGGQWQKVALSRAFMAGGADILVLDEPTAAMDAEAEATVFDHVRNRASGKMVVLISHRFSTVRSADRIVVLDRGTVIEEGSHDELIARDGRYARLFAVQAEGYR, from the coding sequence ATGGTAGCCGTGTCGCCGCCGCCAGACCAAACAGCGAAAGCGGGCCTGCAGGAGTTTCTCGGAGTCTTCCGCTACTCCAAGCGCGCCGTGGAGCTGGTCTGGTCGACCAGCCGACTGCTTACCGTTGCGTTGGCGACCTTTACGCTGGTCGCGGGCGTCCTGCCTGCCGCGGTCGCCTGGGTCGGCCAGCTGATCGTGGACGCGGTAGTGGCGGCCGCAGGAACAGCCGATCCCGAGCTGCGTCCTGTTATGAGGTTCGTGGCCTTGGAGGCCGGCATCGTCGTGGTCCTCACGGGCGCCCAGCGTGCGATCGGCGTCTGCCAGTCCCTGCTGCGGGCGATGCTGGGACATCGCGTCAACGCGATCATCCTCGAAAAAGCCCTCACGCTCGATGTCAGCCATTTCGAAGATTCCGAGTTCTACGACAAGCTGACCCGAGCCAGACGGGAAGCATCCACCAGACCGCTAAGCCTGGTGATGCGCACCTTTGGGCTGGTTCAGAACGCTATCTCGCTCGGCAGCTACGGTGCCTTGCTGTTTCGCTTTTCGCCTATTGCGGTGCTGGTGTTGTTCACGGCTGGACTGCCGGCCTTCGTCGCGGAGACGCGCTTCGCGGGAGACGCATTCCGGCTCTTTCGGTGGCGTTCGCCTGAAACCCGCAAACAAATGTACCTGGAGACGGTGCTGGCTCGCGAGGACTACGTCAAAGAGGTCAAGATCTTTCGACTCGGGCCGCTCCTCCTCGAACGCTACCGCGACATCTTCACGAAGCTCTTTGCCGAGGATCGTAACCTCACTCTGCGCCGCGGAATCTGGGGCTACGCGCTCGGACTCGTTGGAACCCTGGCGTTCTACGGCGCCTATGGCTGGGTCGCCTGGGCCACGATCGAGCGCCAGATCACCTTGGGCGAGATGACGATGTACTTGCTGCTCTTCAAACAGGGCCAGGCCGCAGTGGCTGCCAGCCTATCGGCCATCGGTGGCATGTACGAAGACAACCTGTATCTGTCGAATCTGTACGAATTCCTCGACCAGCGCGTCGAGCGACCCACCGGCCATCGGTTGCAGGGGATCGAACCCAGCTTGGGCATCGAATTCGACGATGTGAGCTTCACCTATCCGGGCAGCGATGGCCCTTCCCTCAGCCACGTCTCGTTTGCGCTACGCCCGGGCCAGAGTCTGGCCCTGGTGGGCGAGAACGGCTCTGGAAAAACCACGCTTATCAAGCTCCTGGCCCGCCTCTACGAGCCCAGCGAGGGGCAGATCCGCATCGACGGGCTCGATACCAGGCAGTGGGACGAGGAGTCGCTGCGCAAGCGTATCTCGGTCATCTTCCAGGACTTCGCCCGCTACCAGATGCTCGTGGGCGAAAACCTGGGCGCCGGCGACGTCGAGCGCTTCGACGACGAGGCGCGCTGGAAGTACGCGGCCGACACGGGCATGGCCGCCCCTTTCATCGAGCGCTTCCCGGATCGGTACCGAACACAGCTCGGCCGCTGGTTCAAAGGGGGCCGCGAGCTTTCCGGCGGCCAATGGCAGAAGGTTGCCTTGTCCCGCGCTTTCATGGCGGGCGGCGCGGACATCCTGGTCCTCGATGAGCCCACCGCGGCCATGGACGCGGAGGCGGAAGCCACGGTCTTCGACCACGTGCGCAATCGGGCCAGCGGCAAGATGGTCGTTCTGATCTCGCACCGCTTTTCAACTGTGCGCTCGGCCGATCGCATCGTCGTCCTCGACCGTGGCACGGTGATCGAGGAAGGCTCCCACGACGAGCTGATAGCTCGCGATGGGCGCTACGCGCGCCTGTTTGCGGTACAAGCCGAGGGCTACCGTTAG
- a CDS encoding PEGA domain-containing protein, with translation MIMRLAAVFCTGMLLAGITRAQTTPASQAEQQEKDRAAELQRRAGQLFTAGLEAYDAGRYGTALFSFQEAYRIRPHPAVHVNMANCYDKLDKPLQAVFHFERFLRDMGRKASSRQRREVRAAVRRLRKRIGSLELQVVPDGAHIRIDDDEVLRAPVLHPVELAQGTHRVVIEHPGYVTERREVVIQGGKRAEVNLALAMIGAQAPTVPPRPAPAPTLAPAPPKPAVATPVKPAHAGPPAPIAPAAAPVAPAPAAAPVAPVAPAPAPVVVPSPALPPPQPPAAAPAPPAPLAAEPPLRPTEPLPPLDAEPAPDYRTEIWWMTGITGTLLTASIATGVLAVYFNRKFESSYPDAGNPALPTAQQDKAWADAVNSADNARMLAITTDVLLGTSVVTAGIAAYWCWKAQPETEEAMVRLAPEVGPRKLAMQLHGRF, from the coding sequence ATGATCATGCGCCTTGCAGCCGTGTTTTGTACGGGGATGCTGCTCGCGGGCATCACAAGGGCTCAGACCACGCCGGCGAGCCAGGCGGAGCAGCAAGAGAAGGACCGCGCCGCGGAGCTGCAGCGCAGGGCGGGGCAGCTGTTCACCGCGGGCCTGGAGGCGTATGACGCTGGCCGTTATGGGACGGCTCTTTTTTCGTTTCAGGAGGCGTACCGGATCAGGCCGCATCCCGCCGTGCACGTCAACATGGCCAACTGCTACGACAAGCTCGACAAGCCGCTGCAAGCCGTGTTCCATTTCGAGCGTTTTCTCCGGGACATGGGTCGAAAAGCGAGCTCGCGACAGCGTCGCGAGGTGAGGGCGGCCGTCCGGCGATTGCGCAAGCGCATCGGCTCGCTGGAGCTGCAGGTCGTTCCAGACGGTGCGCACATTCGGATCGACGACGACGAGGTCTTGCGGGCACCGGTGCTGCACCCGGTCGAGCTTGCTCAAGGCACACACCGCGTGGTGATCGAGCATCCCGGGTACGTTACAGAGCGACGCGAGGTGGTCATCCAAGGCGGTAAGAGGGCCGAGGTCAACCTCGCGCTCGCCATGATCGGCGCGCAAGCGCCCACGGTTCCACCGCGGCCGGCCCCGGCGCCCACGCTCGCACCGGCTCCGCCAAAGCCTGCTGTGGCAACCCCCGTGAAGCCGGCACACGCGGGTCCTCCGGCGCCCATCGCGCCGGCAGCGGCTCCGGTTGCGCCCGCGCCGGCAGCGGCTCCGGTTGCGCCGGTTGCGCCCGCGCCGGCACCGGTAGTCGTGCCGAGCCCGGCTTTACCCCCGCCACAACCGCCGGCTGCCGCACCCGCGCCGCCGGCCCCGTTGGCGGCCGAGCCGCCGCTCCGCCCCACCGAGCCGCTGCCGCCGCTCGACGCCGAGCCAGCGCCGGACTACAGGACCGAGATCTGGTGGATGACCGGTATCACGGGCACGTTGCTCACCGCAAGCATCGCCACGGGCGTGCTGGCGGTCTACTTCAACCGCAAATTCGAGAGCTCGTATCCCGATGCGGGCAATCCCGCGCTTCCCACGGCGCAGCAGGACAAAGCCTGGGCTGATGCGGTCAACTCGGCGGACAACGCCCGCATGCTTGCCATCACCACGGACGTGCTGCTCGGAACTTCGGTCGTGACCGCGGGCATTGCGGCCTATTGGTGCTGGAAGGCCCAACCCGAGACCGAGGAAGCGATGGTGCGCTTGGCACCCGAGGTGGGTCCCCGCAAGCTCGCAATGCAGCTGCATGGACGGTTCTAG